A genomic window from Arthrobacter sp. FW305-BF8 includes:
- a CDS encoding SDR family oxidoreductase, which translates to MTDPAKQSDQPGDPRGTYHSGPFPEQEQKQPGLTAPMDPQPDHGELSYEGSGALEGKAALITGGDSGIGKAVAIAFAREGADVAISYLPEEEDDAQDTAEWIRKTGRRALLLAGDGRNEDFSTSIVEDAVAEFGRLDVLVLNAAYQKNRDSLESLPTEEFDRVFKTNLYSLLWTARAAVPHLEAGASIITTASIQAFNPSPGLIDYAMTKAAQVAFTKALAQELGPKGIRVNAVAPGPIWTPLIPATEWPDKLPKFGQDTPLQRAGQPAELAPAYVLLASDAGSYMSGAVVPVTGGKGL; encoded by the coding sequence ATGACCGACCCAGCCAAGCAGTCCGACCAGCCCGGTGACCCCCGGGGAACGTACCACTCAGGGCCCTTTCCGGAGCAGGAGCAGAAGCAGCCGGGCCTGACCGCACCTATGGATCCGCAGCCGGACCATGGCGAGCTGAGTTACGAGGGAAGCGGGGCGCTGGAGGGCAAGGCGGCGCTCATCACGGGCGGCGACTCCGGAATCGGCAAGGCGGTGGCCATCGCCTTCGCACGCGAGGGGGCCGACGTCGCCATTTCCTATCTTCCCGAGGAGGAGGACGACGCGCAGGACACCGCCGAATGGATCCGCAAGACCGGGCGGCGGGCACTGCTCCTCGCCGGTGACGGCAGGAACGAGGACTTCAGCACGTCGATCGTCGAGGACGCCGTTGCCGAGTTTGGCCGGCTCGACGTGCTGGTGCTGAACGCCGCGTACCAGAAGAACCGCGACAGCCTTGAGTCCCTGCCCACCGAGGAGTTCGACCGCGTCTTCAAGACCAACCTGTACTCGCTGCTCTGGACAGCCCGCGCGGCGGTGCCGCACCTGGAGGCCGGCGCCTCGATCATCACCACGGCCTCCATCCAGGCATTCAATCCGTCTCCGGGGCTCATTGACTACGCCATGACCAAAGCGGCCCAGGTGGCCTTCACCAAGGCCCTCGCCCAGGAACTGGGACCCAAGGGAATCCGCGTCAACGCCGTGGCGCCCGGGCCCATCTGGACCCCGCTGATCCCAGCCACCGAATGGCCGGACAAGCTGCCCAAGTTCGGCCAGGACACCCCGCTGCAGCGCGCCGGACAGCCCGCCGAGCTCGCCCCCGCCTACGTTCTGCTGGCGTCCGACGCCGGTTCTTACATGTCCGGGGCGGTGGTTCCCGTCACCGGTGGCAAGGGCCTTTGA
- the pgm gene encoding phosphoglucomutase (alpha-D-glucose-1,6-bisphosphate-dependent) produces the protein MASRAGTVAQPQDLVDLTALLDAYYDVKPDLGDPGQRVAFGTSGHRGSSLKASFNEAHIVAITQAIVEYRAGQGITGPLFLAKDTHALSEPAQNSALEVLAANGVNVLIDARHGYTPTPALSHAILTYNNNAPAGAPQADGIVVTPSHNPPADGGFKYNPPHGGPADTDATGWIANRANELLENGLRGVKRIPLAQALEAETTGKFDFLSSYVDDLPSVLNLDAIRDAGVRIGADPMGGASVDYWGEIGERHQLNLTVVNPTVDPQWAFMTLDWDEKIRMDCSSPSAMASLINRMSVGADGTAAYDVATGNDADADRHGIVTPDGGLMNPNHYLAVAIDYLYRNRSGWNPNSVVGKTLVSSSIIDRVAGGLGRKLVEVPVGFKWFVPGLLSGEGAFGGEESAGASFNKRDGSVWTTDKDGILLALLASEITAVTGKSPSQLYKGLTDQFGAPVYARIDAAATRDQKAALGKLSPSDVTATELAGEAITAKLTEAPGNGASIGGLKVVTENAWFAARPSGTEDVYKIYAESFKGADHLKQVQAEAKALVDGVIS, from the coding sequence ATGGCTAGCCGAGCGGGCACAGTTGCCCAACCCCAAGACCTTGTCGACCTGACCGCACTGCTCGACGCGTACTACGACGTCAAGCCTGACCTGGGGGATCCCGGCCAGCGCGTGGCCTTCGGAACCTCCGGGCACCGCGGATCAAGCCTGAAAGCGTCCTTCAACGAGGCGCACATCGTGGCGATCACCCAGGCGATCGTGGAGTACCGCGCCGGACAGGGCATCACTGGCCCGCTGTTCCTGGCCAAAGACACCCACGCGCTGAGCGAACCGGCCCAGAACTCCGCCCTTGAGGTGCTGGCCGCAAACGGCGTGAACGTCCTCATCGACGCGCGGCACGGCTACACCCCCACCCCGGCCCTGAGCCACGCCATCCTCACGTACAACAACAACGCCCCCGCGGGAGCACCGCAGGCTGACGGCATTGTTGTCACCCCCAGCCACAACCCGCCGGCCGACGGCGGCTTCAAGTACAACCCGCCGCACGGCGGCCCCGCCGACACCGACGCGACGGGCTGGATCGCCAACCGCGCCAACGAACTGCTGGAGAACGGGCTCCGCGGCGTGAAGCGGATTCCGCTGGCCCAGGCCCTCGAGGCCGAAACCACCGGGAAGTTCGATTTCCTCAGCAGCTATGTGGACGATCTGCCGTCCGTCCTGAACCTGGACGCCATCCGCGACGCAGGCGTCCGGATCGGGGCCGACCCCATGGGCGGCGCGTCCGTGGATTACTGGGGTGAGATCGGCGAACGCCACCAGCTGAACCTCACGGTGGTCAACCCCACGGTGGACCCGCAGTGGGCCTTCATGACCCTGGACTGGGACGAGAAGATCCGGATGGACTGCTCTTCGCCGTCGGCCATGGCATCCCTCATCAACCGGATGTCTGTTGGTGCGGACGGGACCGCCGCCTACGACGTCGCCACCGGGAATGACGCCGACGCCGACCGGCACGGCATCGTTACCCCTGACGGCGGACTGATGAACCCCAACCACTACCTCGCGGTGGCCATCGACTACCTGTACCGCAACCGCAGTGGCTGGAACCCGAACTCCGTTGTGGGCAAGACCCTCGTGTCCTCCTCGATCATCGACCGCGTGGCGGGCGGCCTGGGCCGCAAGCTCGTGGAGGTGCCCGTGGGCTTCAAGTGGTTTGTCCCCGGCCTGCTTTCCGGTGAAGGTGCATTCGGCGGCGAGGAGTCCGCCGGCGCTTCCTTCAACAAGCGCGACGGCAGCGTCTGGACCACGGACAAGGACGGCATCCTGCTGGCGCTGCTGGCCTCGGAGATCACCGCCGTCACCGGAAAGTCGCCGTCGCAGCTCTACAAGGGCCTCACGGACCAGTTCGGCGCCCCGGTGTATGCACGGATCGACGCCGCCGCGACGCGGGACCAGAAGGCGGCGCTGGGCAAGCTGTCGCCGTCGGACGTCACAGCGACGGAACTGGCAGGCGAGGCCATCACGGCAAAACTGACCGAGGCGCCGGGCAACGGCGCGTCCATCGGCGGACTGAAGGTGGTCACCGAGAACGCGTGGTTCGCGGCCCGCCCCTCCGGCACCGAGGACGTCTACAAGATCTACGCCGAGTCCTTCAAGGGCGCCGACCACCTCAAGCAGGTCCAGGCCGAGGCCAAGGCGCTGGTGGACGGAGTCATTTCCTAG
- a CDS encoding DUF6328 family protein, whose amino-acid sequence MTDPDAPAGSGRNETREEQLDRNWMELIQELRVLQTGVQILAGFLLTLPFQQRFESLDDFQVTLYLVNVALAALTTAFILLPVSVHRRLFRKRLKATLVASADNITKIALGGVATLSVGTAALVFDVTAGRTVGLIAGGVLLAVLAILLAYVPVHLHRRAAKEGG is encoded by the coding sequence ATGACCGATCCGGACGCCCCGGCTGGCAGCGGCAGAAATGAGACGCGCGAGGAGCAGCTGGACCGGAACTGGATGGAACTGATCCAGGAGCTGCGAGTCCTCCAGACGGGCGTCCAGATCCTTGCCGGCTTCCTGCTGACCCTGCCGTTCCAGCAGCGCTTTGAGTCTCTCGATGACTTCCAGGTCACGCTCTATCTTGTGAACGTGGCCCTTGCCGCGCTGACCACCGCGTTTATCCTCCTGCCGGTCAGCGTCCACCGTCGGCTGTTCCGGAAACGGCTCAAAGCAACCCTCGTGGCCAGCGCCGACAACATCACCAAGATCGCCCTGGGCGGGGTGGCCACCCTCAGCGTGGGAACGGCTGCGCTGGTGTTCGACGTTACGGCAGGCCGCACGGTGGGCCTTATCGCCGGCGGCGTGCTTCTCGCTGTGCTGGCCATCCTCCTGGCCTACGTTCCCGTGCACCTGCACCGGAGGGCCGCCAAAGAGGGCGGCTAG
- a CDS encoding NERD domain-containing protein has protein sequence MGAGDAAFERTRLASERIARLKRDLAPGGGGPAEGTGFGPARQAGASKAGVVPVGSGPVGSGPVSAGAMGAEQSSHLVAERLAELGPYGWFVLHDVHWPGRPLARLEQVLVGPGGVVVVSAKSWSGHVDVVDGALRQNGHDRFPAVETALAQAAAVAADLPPPWRRLVRSLICLTAQPELQGTTGAGIEVRGIDCMTAAITGLPDVLDAPSALLLYAQLGQLLTRPQVPEAGTVRNPAYRPATGSGAGRTGTQGADDANTSRAALRRPAHKRPAPPRYRYGRDRRPGTVLRVVGRSLVAGLVSAALLAPPLWLLWELLPK, from the coding sequence ATGGGGGCTGGAGATGCAGCATTCGAACGGACGAGGCTTGCCTCCGAACGGATTGCGCGGCTGAAGCGCGACCTCGCCCCCGGCGGCGGGGGCCCGGCTGAGGGCACGGGCTTCGGCCCCGCCCGCCAGGCTGGAGCAAGCAAAGCCGGAGTGGTCCCTGTTGGTTCCGGCCCTGTTGGTTCCGGCCCTGTTAGCGCGGGCGCCATGGGTGCGGAGCAAAGCAGCCATCTGGTGGCCGAAAGGCTTGCCGAACTGGGGCCTTACGGCTGGTTCGTGCTGCACGATGTCCATTGGCCAGGCCGCCCGTTGGCGCGGCTGGAGCAGGTGCTGGTGGGACCCGGCGGTGTGGTGGTGGTCAGCGCCAAGAGCTGGTCCGGCCACGTCGACGTCGTGGACGGCGCACTCCGCCAGAACGGTCATGACCGGTTCCCCGCGGTGGAGACGGCGCTGGCGCAGGCAGCCGCGGTGGCCGCGGACCTGCCTCCGCCGTGGCGGAGGCTGGTCCGCTCCCTGATCTGCCTGACAGCCCAGCCGGAGCTGCAGGGCACCACCGGTGCAGGCATCGAGGTGCGGGGGATCGACTGCATGACGGCCGCCATAACCGGCCTGCCGGATGTGCTGGATGCACCTTCGGCCCTGTTGCTCTACGCACAACTCGGGCAACTCCTCACCCGTCCTCAGGTGCCGGAAGCCGGCACCGTCCGAAACCCTGCGTACCGCCCAGCCACGGGCAGCGGCGCAGGCCGTACGGGCACCCAGGGAGCGGATGACGCGAACACGTCCAGGGCAGCGCTCCGGCGTCCGGCCCACAAGCGTCCGGCTCCACCGCGCTACCGGTATGGCCGGGATCGCCGGCCGGGTACCGTGCTGCGGGTGGTGGGACGCTCGCTCGTCGCGGGTCTCGTTTCAGCGGCACTGCTGGCGCCGCCCCTGTGGCTGTTGTGGGAGCTGCTCCCCAAGTAG
- a CDS encoding DUF4190 domain-containing protein yields MTEQRPGTGDEPKPDTHQQPQYGQQQGSDIPAPPLYDPPLYTPPGQQFGGQQFGGQHGDAGAGGAYGQPASPYSQQYGQQYGQQYGQQYNQQYSSPYGQPSYYGAAPQPKGLSIASLCCGIAVYLGFGVFILPQLAAVILGHMALGREPSGRGFAIAGLVMGYLGLALTVLAIVGLAILASVASTSSTI; encoded by the coding sequence ATGACAGAGCAGCGTCCCGGAACCGGCGACGAGCCGAAACCGGACACCCACCAGCAACCGCAGTACGGTCAACAACAGGGTTCGGACATTCCGGCCCCGCCGTTGTACGATCCGCCGCTGTATACCCCGCCAGGCCAGCAGTTCGGCGGCCAGCAGTTCGGCGGGCAGCACGGCGACGCTGGCGCCGGCGGTGCCTACGGACAGCCGGCGAGCCCCTACAGTCAGCAGTACGGCCAGCAGTACGGGCAACAATATGGCCAGCAATACAATCAGCAGTACTCCAGCCCGTACGGCCAGCCGTCGTACTACGGTGCAGCGCCCCAGCCGAAGGGCCTCAGCATTGCCAGCCTGTGCTGCGGCATCGCCGTCTACCTGGGCTTCGGGGTGTTCATCCTGCCGCAGCTGGCCGCCGTTATCCTGGGCCACATGGCGCTGGGACGGGAACCCTCAGGCCGCGGCTTCGCCATTGCGGGCCTGGTGATGGGGTATCTCGGCCTCGCCCTGACGGTCCTCGCGATTGTGGGGCTGGCCATCCTGGCGAGCGTCGCGAGCACGTCCAGCACGATCTGA
- a CDS encoding glycerate kinase, producing the protein MRILIAPDKFKGSLTAVEAAAAIAEGALRVYPDAVTTQFPVADGGEGTLEAAVAAGYEERINAVVGPILAPIGAAWALRKDRSGATTAVIETAQASGLAHMEPTPENSLRAHSYGCGQLIAAALDAGATEIVLGVGGSAMTDGGSGALRALGLKPLDAAGNVVPLGGGSLADAVSLDVSGLDPRLSAVTFRIAVDVQSPLYGTTGAAHVFGRQKGADDDAIEKLDAGLRNWASLVREATGRDVNVPGAGAAGGFPASFLAFTQATLEGGFALVAALTGLAERLADADLVITGEGSMDSQSLTGKAPIALAEAARDRGIPVVAVAGRITVTPEELAEHGVVAAAQLLDVAPSPQDAMSDAGKYLAWATRQVLEGA; encoded by the coding sequence ATGCGTATCCTCATTGCCCCGGACAAGTTCAAGGGATCACTCACCGCCGTCGAAGCCGCCGCCGCCATCGCCGAGGGCGCACTCCGCGTCTACCCGGACGCTGTGACCACCCAGTTCCCGGTGGCCGACGGCGGCGAGGGAACCCTGGAAGCCGCCGTCGCCGCCGGCTATGAGGAGCGGATCAACGCCGTCGTCGGTCCCATTCTGGCACCGATCGGCGCCGCCTGGGCCCTCCGAAAGGACCGGTCCGGAGCCACCACCGCAGTGATTGAAACGGCGCAGGCTTCCGGCCTGGCCCACATGGAGCCGACGCCGGAGAACTCGCTGCGCGCGCACAGCTACGGCTGCGGGCAACTCATCGCCGCCGCGCTCGACGCCGGCGCCACCGAAATCGTACTGGGCGTCGGCGGCTCGGCCATGACCGACGGCGGCAGCGGCGCCCTGCGCGCGCTGGGCCTCAAGCCGCTCGACGCCGCCGGGAACGTGGTGCCGCTGGGCGGCGGGTCCCTGGCTGACGCCGTTTCCCTGGATGTCTCCGGGCTGGATCCGCGGTTGTCCGCCGTCACGTTCCGGATCGCCGTCGACGTCCAGAGCCCGCTCTACGGCACCACCGGTGCCGCGCACGTCTTCGGCCGCCAGAAGGGCGCAGACGACGACGCCATTGAGAAGCTCGACGCCGGCCTGCGCAACTGGGCATCCCTCGTCCGGGAGGCGACGGGCCGGGACGTGAACGTTCCGGGCGCCGGTGCGGCCGGCGGCTTCCCGGCGTCGTTCCTTGCCTTCACCCAGGCCACGCTGGAAGGCGGCTTCGCCTTGGTGGCCGCGCTCACGGGACTGGCCGAACGGCTGGCCGACGCCGACCTGGTAATCACCGGCGAGGGTTCCATGGACTCGCAGTCGCTCACGGGGAAGGCGCCGATCGCGCTCGCGGAGGCCGCCCGGGACCGCGGCATTCCGGTGGTGGCCGTGGCGGGACGGATCACGGTCACGCCGGAGGAACTGGCCGAACATGGCGTGGTGGCTGCGGCGCAACTGCTGGACGTCGCGCCCAGCCCGCAAGATGCCATGTCCGACGCCGGCAAATACCTCGCGTGGGCCACCCGGCAGGTGCTGGAAGGGGCCTAG
- a CDS encoding rhodanese-like domain-containing protein, with translation MSDFDTVTVKDVPADATILDVREDYEWAAGHAEGALHIPLDQLPGKLDDLDPDEDLYVICRTGGRSFRAAQWLVGQGYTAVNVAGGMDQWLESGKPLVSDNGLKPVVL, from the coding sequence ATGAGCGACTTCGATACCGTCACCGTGAAGGACGTCCCCGCGGACGCCACCATCCTGGACGTGCGGGAGGACTACGAATGGGCAGCCGGGCACGCCGAGGGCGCCCTGCACATCCCCCTGGACCAGCTACCCGGCAAGCTGGACGACCTCGACCCGGACGAGGACTTGTACGTCATCTGCCGGACCGGCGGGCGTTCCTTCCGGGCAGCCCAGTGGCTGGTGGGCCAGGGGTATACGGCGGTCAACGTCGCCGGCGGGATGGACCAGTGGCTGGAATCCGGCAAGCCGCTGGTGTCCGACAACGGCCTTAAGCCCGTGGTTCTGTAG
- a CDS encoding phosphotransferase, producing the protein MDPRTRLPVENRIYIPAPGEETDVELLPAGDVTNGVVRVGGTVRRPHQLQSHAVADYLDWLEDAGFEGSPRFLGRDSAGRDVLTFLPGTCAGAVPEQWAQSEDLLRSVTRLLRRLHAASAGYTPARHPFPPRPVRQDPGRLVCHLDVTPQNVVVRGGLATGLIDFDLAGPSTALKDSFNTAMHWVPLRDPADAWAGWETADPFRRLRIFADAYGWTLEERRRLPQFGAEAAALSLERMEHNARNLGGGWARMWRGGVGEVISRRRQWLEDNEASLTAALTDLGFR; encoded by the coding sequence GTGGATCCCAGAACGCGCCTCCCTGTCGAGAACCGCATCTACATCCCTGCTCCAGGCGAGGAGACCGACGTCGAACTCCTGCCGGCAGGCGACGTCACCAATGGCGTGGTGCGGGTTGGCGGGACGGTGCGCCGCCCGCACCAGCTGCAAAGCCACGCCGTGGCGGACTACCTGGACTGGCTGGAGGACGCCGGCTTCGAGGGCTCCCCCAGATTCCTCGGCCGGGACAGCGCGGGCCGTGATGTGCTCACATTCCTTCCGGGCACATGTGCCGGCGCCGTGCCTGAACAGTGGGCGCAGTCCGAGGATCTGTTGCGCTCCGTGACCCGCCTGCTGCGCCGGCTGCACGCGGCGTCCGCGGGATATACCCCGGCCAGGCATCCATTCCCGCCGCGGCCGGTCCGGCAGGATCCGGGCAGGCTGGTCTGCCACCTCGATGTGACCCCCCAGAACGTTGTGGTCCGCGGGGGCCTCGCCACAGGACTCATCGACTTCGACCTCGCAGGACCGAGCACCGCACTTAAGGATTCCTTCAACACTGCCATGCACTGGGTTCCGTTGCGGGATCCGGCTGATGCCTGGGCCGGCTGGGAAACGGCGGATCCCTTCCGGCGGCTCAGGATTTTCGCTGACGCCTACGGCTGGACACTGGAAGAACGACGGCGGCTTCCGCAGTTCGGAGCGGAGGCCGCGGCGCTCTCGCTCGAACGCATGGAGCATAACGCCCGGAACCTCGGAGGAGGCTGGGCACGCATGTGGCGCGGCGGAGTTGGCGAAGTGATCAGCCGACGCCGGCAGTGGCTCGAGGACAACGAGGCCAGCCTGACGGCAGCGCTGACGGACCTGGGCTTCAGGTAG
- a CDS encoding amidase, whose amino-acid sequence MSAPHRLADIHRLPAVQLSAALRSGELSAREVTAHFLARIEESNPRLGAFITVTGPRAMAEAAAADLFARRHPDQPLPALHGMPVAFKDLTDVAGVVTTHGSAALDRRPAPVDGALAAALRGAGAISVGKTQVPEFGLTAYSENRIAPPSRNPFALSRSSGGSSGGSAAAVAAGLVPFAPGTDGGGSIRIPAAACGLLGLKPGRGVVPAGESSGDPAGLVVAGPLARSAADAALLLDVLASNGPGRPDDASYLDVVGRAPAPLRIGVSLDSPWAGIFPFTPDPEALDALDAGVRLLTGAGHDVVEAEIRYDNRYPDAFTTAWTAGVGAARIAPHREVLLTPLTRTFRRRAQQRSAAKLNECLAFLRQFERDTLAQYSAWDLILTPALAQTPRPVGWFTGTGHGDGRWPASEWAGDADGDYRRQCEFAPWSSMVNVCGLPAISVPVHWTGGGPRTGLPMGIQLIGRPGSEALLLQVAAQLGF is encoded by the coding sequence GTGTCCGCCCCACACCGCCTCGCTGACATCCACCGCCTGCCGGCGGTGCAGCTGAGCGCAGCACTGCGTTCCGGAGAGCTCTCCGCCCGCGAAGTCACGGCGCATTTCCTGGCGCGGATCGAGGAATCGAACCCGAGGCTGGGGGCCTTCATCACCGTCACCGGGCCGAGGGCGATGGCCGAGGCCGCTGCCGCCGATCTGTTCGCCCGGCGGCACCCGGACCAGCCGCTCCCGGCGCTTCACGGGATGCCGGTCGCCTTCAAGGACCTCACCGATGTTGCCGGCGTGGTCACCACCCACGGCAGCGCAGCGCTGGACCGCCGTCCGGCACCGGTCGACGGCGCCCTCGCCGCAGCCCTCAGGGGCGCAGGTGCCATCTCCGTCGGCAAGACGCAGGTACCAGAATTCGGGCTGACGGCCTACAGCGAAAACCGCATTGCACCGCCGTCGCGCAATCCCTTTGCCCTGAGCAGGAGCTCGGGCGGTTCCTCCGGCGGCAGCGCCGCTGCCGTGGCGGCGGGACTGGTGCCGTTCGCCCCCGGTACAGACGGCGGCGGATCGATCCGGATCCCCGCGGCGGCATGCGGCCTGCTGGGCCTGAAACCCGGCCGGGGCGTGGTCCCGGCGGGCGAAAGCAGCGGCGACCCTGCCGGCCTCGTGGTGGCCGGGCCGCTGGCACGCTCTGCGGCCGACGCCGCACTGCTGCTGGATGTGCTGGCATCCAACGGCCCGGGCAGGCCGGACGACGCGAGCTACCTGGACGTTGTAGGCCGCGCGCCTGCTCCGCTGCGGATCGGAGTCAGCCTGGACAGCCCATGGGCCGGGATTTTTCCGTTCACCCCGGATCCGGAGGCACTGGACGCGCTGGACGCCGGCGTCCGGCTGCTCACCGGCGCCGGGCACGACGTCGTCGAGGCTGAGATCCGGTACGACAACCGTTACCCCGACGCGTTCACCACCGCCTGGACGGCAGGAGTGGGTGCGGCCCGGATCGCGCCGCACCGCGAGGTCCTGCTGACGCCGCTGACGCGCACCTTCCGGCGGCGCGCGCAGCAGCGTAGCGCCGCCAAGCTCAACGAATGCCTGGCGTTCCTGCGGCAATTCGAGCGCGACACCTTGGCGCAGTACTCAGCCTGGGACCTGATCCTGACGCCTGCACTGGCCCAGACGCCGCGCCCGGTGGGCTGGTTCACCGGGACGGGCCACGGGGACGGCCGGTGGCCGGCGTCGGAATGGGCGGGCGACGCCGACGGCGACTACCGCAGGCAGTGCGAGTTCGCGCCATGGTCGTCCATGGTCAATGTATGCGGCCTTCCGGCCATCAGTGTCCCCGTGCACTGGACCGGAGGCGGCCCGCGAACAGGGCTGCCGATGGGCATCCAGCTGATCGGCCGGCCCGGCTCGGAGGCGCTGCTCCTGCAGGTGGCAGCCCAGCTAGGGTTCTGA
- a CDS encoding malonic semialdehyde reductase: MTIAHEEAVIDSAAVDAIFAEARTANAFTGEVSEQQARAIYELTKFGPTAFNSQPLRVTYVRSEEARAKLVATLSSGNRAKTASAPLVAILSYDTAWQEQWDNFLPGYNAPKAMYDAAPDLATATGNNNAHLQAGYFILAVRSLGFAAGPMTGADFSAIDAEFFPAGDQKSFLVVNIGQPGPEAWGEAKPKFAYEDVVRTV; this comes from the coding sequence ATGACAATCGCCCACGAAGAAGCAGTGATCGATTCCGCCGCCGTGGATGCAATCTTTGCCGAAGCCCGCACCGCCAACGCATTCACCGGCGAGGTTAGCGAGCAACAGGCCCGCGCCATCTACGAACTGACCAAGTTCGGCCCCACGGCCTTCAACTCCCAGCCGCTGCGCGTCACCTACGTGCGCTCGGAGGAAGCCCGCGCGAAGCTCGTGGCCACGCTGTCCTCCGGGAACCGGGCCAAGACGGCCTCCGCACCACTGGTGGCGATCCTCAGCTACGACACCGCCTGGCAGGAGCAGTGGGACAACTTCCTCCCCGGCTACAACGCCCCCAAGGCCATGTACGACGCCGCACCGGACCTGGCCACCGCCACGGGCAACAACAACGCCCACCTGCAGGCCGGTTACTTCATCCTGGCCGTCCGCTCGCTGGGCTTCGCCGCCGGCCCGATGACCGGCGCTGACTTCTCCGCGATCGACGCGGAGTTCTTCCCGGCAGGCGACCAGAAGAGCTTCCTGGTGGTGAACATTGGCCAGCCCGGCCCCGAGGCCTGGGGTGAAGCGAAGCCCAAGTTCGCCTACGAGGACGTGGTCCGCACGGTCTAA
- a CDS encoding uracil-xanthine permease family protein — MSMLGIKWKLHGNGKAVRPGEVVAPGERLAWPITIGVGMQHVVAMFGATFLVPIITGMPPATTLFFSGIGTLLFLVITQGRVPSYLGSSFAFIAPITASQQQFGVPGALGGVVLAGAGLAVIGAIVQKFGAGWINRLMPPIVTGAIVALIGLNLAPAAKNNFDAAPVTALITLATIIVVSVLFRGIIGRLSILVGVLVGYLVAMLRGEVSYDKMDAAAWVGLPHFQTPEFHIGVLGLFVPVVLVLVAENIGHVKSVSAMTGQNLDGVSGRALMADGAATVLAGFGGGSGTTTYAENIGVMAATKVYSTAAYWVAGIFAILLSFSPKFGELIATVPPGVLGGAATMLYGMIGILGVKIWVQNKVNFSNPVNLTTAAVSLIIGIADYTWAVGDLKFTGIALGSAAALVIYHGMKAIAKARGTAAEPETEQQGLPPAAKAAINAAAKRQPKKR, encoded by the coding sequence ATGAGCATGCTCGGAATCAAATGGAAGCTGCACGGCAATGGCAAAGCCGTACGTCCGGGCGAGGTGGTGGCTCCCGGCGAACGGCTCGCGTGGCCCATCACCATCGGCGTGGGCATGCAGCACGTTGTGGCCATGTTCGGCGCCACCTTCCTGGTGCCCATCATCACCGGAATGCCGCCGGCCACCACGCTCTTCTTCTCCGGCATCGGCACACTCCTGTTCCTCGTGATCACCCAGGGCCGCGTTCCCAGCTACCTTGGCTCGAGCTTTGCGTTCATCGCGCCCATCACGGCGTCCCAGCAGCAGTTCGGAGTGCCCGGGGCGCTGGGCGGCGTGGTGCTGGCCGGCGCCGGCCTCGCCGTGATCGGCGCGATCGTGCAGAAGTTCGGCGCAGGCTGGATCAACAGGCTGATGCCGCCGATTGTCACCGGCGCCATCGTGGCCCTGATCGGGCTAAACCTGGCCCCTGCCGCCAAGAACAACTTCGACGCCGCCCCCGTGACCGCGCTGATTACGCTGGCCACCATTATCGTGGTGAGCGTCTTGTTCCGCGGGATCATCGGCCGCCTCAGCATCCTGGTGGGCGTGCTGGTGGGCTACCTGGTGGCCATGCTCCGCGGCGAGGTGAGCTACGACAAAATGGACGCCGCCGCCTGGGTAGGACTCCCGCACTTCCAGACGCCCGAGTTCCACATCGGCGTGCTGGGCCTGTTCGTGCCGGTGGTCCTGGTGCTGGTGGCAGAGAACATCGGCCATGTGAAGTCGGTGTCCGCCATGACCGGCCAGAACCTGGACGGCGTCTCCGGCCGGGCCCTGATGGCAGACGGCGCCGCCACGGTGCTGGCCGGCTTCGGCGGCGGTTCGGGCACCACCACGTACGCGGAAAACATCGGCGTCATGGCGGCCACGAAGGTCTACTCCACCGCCGCCTACTGGGTAGCCGGCATCTTCGCCATCCTGCTGAGCTTTTCGCCGAAGTTCGGCGAACTGATCGCCACTGTCCCGCCCGGCGTACTGGGCGGCGCCGCCACCATGCTGTACGGCATGATCGGCATCCTCGGCGTGAAGATCTGGGTCCAGAACAAGGTGAACTTTTCGAACCCGGTCAACCTGACCACGGCCGCAGTTTCCCTCATCATCGGCATCGCGGACTACACCTGGGCCGTGGGTGACCTGAAGTTCACGGGCATCGCGCTCGGATCCGCCGCGGCTCTGGTGATCTACCACGGCATGAAGGCCATCGCGAAGGCACGCGGCACCGCTGCCGAGCCCGAGACCGAGCAGCAGGGCCTGCCACCAGCCGCCAAGGCAGCCATCAACGCCGCAGCAAAGAGGCAGCCCAAGAAGCGGTAA